From Psychrobacillus sp. FSL K6-2836, a single genomic window includes:
- a CDS encoding NADPH-dependent FMN reductase — protein sequence MAIKVAAIIGSNRKGSYNLKLVEYMKKRYTEQLDIQIVSINDVEMFSADIEDNPPKGAMDFKMKVRNASAVLFAVPEYNFSIPGALKNAIDWMSRSGHDLKDKPTFIVGSSMGVLGSVRAQMHLREIISNPTLQPKLLPGNEVYIGAIHTKINEQNEITDQATSDFLDQVVNNFVEFFNKVK from the coding sequence ATGGCCATTAAAGTAGCAGCAATCATAGGAAGTAATAGAAAAGGCTCTTACAACTTAAAATTAGTAGAATATATGAAAAAACGTTATACGGAACAGTTGGACATACAAATCGTTTCTATTAATGATGTAGAAATGTTCAGTGCTGATATAGAAGATAACCCTCCTAAAGGAGCAATGGATTTTAAAATGAAAGTTCGTAATGCATCAGCAGTGCTTTTTGCAGTTCCAGAATATAACTTCTCTATTCCAGGTGCATTGAAAAATGCGATTGATTGGATGTCACGCAGTGGACATGATCTAAAAGACAAACCAACATTTATCGTAGGCTCTTCTATGGGCGTTTTAGGTAGCGTTCGTGCGCAAATGCATTTAAGAGAAATTATTTCTAATCCAACGCTCCAACCAAAATTACTTCCAGGCAACGAAGTATATATTGGTGCCATTCATACAAAGATAAATGAACAAAATGAAATCACAGATCAAGCGACAAGTGATTTCTTAGATCAGGTCGTAAATAACTTTGTAGAATTCTTTAACAAAGTTAAATAA
- a CDS encoding DMT family transporter: MLLLFLIFVWGASWPIYKLALPYTPPILFAGMRATIGGLLLAIILFNNREKIKWRENWRFYCISALLNTTLFFGIQTVGLNYLPGGLFSILVYFQPVLLGLFAWIWLGEFMTPAKIIGLFIGFIGIVIVSLDGLTFHVSVIGVILGLLTALFWALGVIYVKRVSHMVNAFWMVSMQCMIGGFVLIIFGGFFEDFSDIVWNIKYVGALIYGSILGIPLAQIVYYKLIKEGEASKVGSFTFMVPIIAVILGAVFLDEPITYLLLIGLVMVGISIFIVNYRSKKKLLDYRSVENS; the protein is encoded by the coding sequence ATGCTTCTCTTGTTTTTAATTTTTGTTTGGGGAGCAAGTTGGCCGATATATAAACTAGCATTACCATATACACCACCTATATTATTTGCTGGAATGAGAGCAACAATTGGTGGGCTTTTGTTAGCAATAATTTTATTTAACAATAGAGAAAAAATAAAATGGCGAGAAAATTGGCGCTTTTATTGTATTTCCGCATTATTAAACACAACTTTATTTTTTGGAATTCAAACAGTTGGGTTAAATTATTTACCTGGCGGATTATTTTCCATCCTTGTTTACTTTCAACCAGTGTTGCTAGGTCTCTTTGCATGGATTTGGTTAGGGGAATTTATGACTCCTGCTAAGATTATTGGATTGTTTATTGGGTTTATCGGAATTGTCATTGTTAGCCTGGATGGGTTAACTTTTCATGTCTCAGTAATTGGTGTAATCCTGGGGCTACTTACTGCACTTTTCTGGGCATTAGGTGTTATATATGTCAAGAGAGTAAGTCATATGGTTAATGCATTCTGGATGGTTTCCATGCAATGTATGATAGGTGGATTCGTTTTGATAATATTCGGTGGTTTTTTCGAGGACTTTTCCGATATCGTTTGGAATATTAAATATGTCGGGGCATTAATTTATGGTTCAATTTTAGGGATTCCTCTTGCACAAATTGTATATTACAAGCTTATTAAGGAAGGTGAAGCTAGTAAGGTAGGATCTTTCACTTTTATGGTGCCAATTATTGCGGTCATCTTAGGAGCAGTATTCCTAGATGAACCAATTACTTATTTGCTCTTAATCGGCTTAGTTATGGTTGGTATTAGCATATTTATCGTAAATTATAGAAGTAAGAAGAAATTGCTAGATTATAGAAGCGTGGAAAATTCCTAG
- a CDS encoding LysR family transcriptional regulator gives MELRQLRYFIEVAEREHISEAAVHLHVAQSAVSRQIANLEDELGVQLFERIGRNVKLTPIGKIFLEHSVSAIQAIDFAKKQIDEYLDPEKGTIKIGFPTSLAGHLLPTVISAFKKEHPNVAFHLRQGSYSYLIDAVKQRELNLAFLGPLPPKESSLNNTILFTENFSILVNANHPFAKKDKIPLIDLRNENFVLFPEGYIMQKLVIEACNSVGFKPKVSSEGEDMDAIKGLVAAGIGLTLLPESTFYDSTPRFTKKIPIELPNIRRTVGIISPATRNLSPSEKVFHDFVIQFFSLLGQYQ, from the coding sequence ATGGAACTACGTCAACTGAGGTACTTTATAGAAGTTGCAGAAAGAGAGCATATTTCGGAGGCTGCGGTCCATTTACATGTTGCACAGTCCGCAGTTAGTAGACAAATAGCTAATTTGGAAGATGAACTAGGGGTTCAATTATTCGAACGGATTGGTAGAAATGTAAAGTTAACACCAATTGGTAAGATCTTCTTGGAGCATAGTGTCTCTGCCATACAAGCTATCGACTTTGCGAAAAAACAAATTGATGAATATTTAGACCCTGAAAAAGGAACTATTAAAATTGGATTTCCAACAAGTTTGGCCGGTCACTTATTACCAACAGTAATTTCCGCATTTAAGAAAGAGCATCCAAATGTTGCTTTTCATTTACGTCAGGGATCATACAGCTATTTAATAGATGCTGTGAAGCAGCGTGAGCTTAACTTGGCATTTTTAGGTCCTCTACCTCCTAAGGAGAGTAGTTTAAATAACACTATTCTTTTTACGGAGAATTTTTCTATTCTAGTGAATGCAAACCATCCCTTTGCTAAAAAAGATAAAATACCGCTCATTGATCTCCGAAATGAGAATTTTGTACTTTTTCCTGAAGGCTACATCATGCAAAAGTTAGTAATTGAAGCTTGTAATTCAGTCGGCTTCAAACCTAAAGTTTCTTCTGAGGGTGAAGATATGGATGCCATTAAAGGATTAGTCGCCGCAGGGATAGGACTTACACTCTTACCTGAAAGTACTTTTTATGATTCTACCCCAAGATTCACGAAAAAAATTCCAATTGAGTTACCTAATATACGAAGAACTGTTGGAATTATAAGCCCAGCTACACGGAATCTTTCCCCTTCAGAAAAGGTTTTTCATGATTTTGTCATTCAATTTTTCTCACTACTTGGGCAGTATCAATAG